Proteins encoded in a region of the Ralstonia pseudosolanacearum genome:
- a CDS encoding AlbA family DNA-binding domain-containing protein — protein MTLESTLPARLLDITQSDIERLVVDQVQEGPHLDFKRELPSAWDDKAKHRFMVDVTAFANAGGGDIIYGIDEDEDAQAVAIVPQMTTSIDQEVRRLQDFLLNLAEPRLPGTQVYAVPVTVGSNSGHAIVIRIPESWAGPHRVKTNQNFFVRDGLRNRQLDMPEIRALFLRSENRAQRIRDFRSSRLGKVLTGETPYKLNANTVLVLHLVPLQAVVGFVDVDPVQYLGQRRQIPIVASPSGAVTSLVNLDGVAGARNLIESGTNGYTLLFRNGFIESTWVLGSGSPAYQAVLPGGVYEDYVAQFVTAARQELTHWGLDGQAVVMLSVLNAKAVTLGIQRPYAQPETGNFDRDVLIVPDVELPDKSDIRVELRPLFDLVWQSAGFSGSPHYDSAGNWVPLQS, from the coding sequence TTGACTCTTGAGAGCACCCTTCCCGCAAGACTTCTCGATATCACTCAGTCCGACATAGAGCGGCTTGTGGTGGACCAGGTGCAGGAAGGCCCGCACCTGGACTTCAAGCGTGAATTGCCGTCCGCTTGGGATGACAAGGCGAAGCACCGATTCATGGTCGACGTCACCGCCTTCGCGAACGCTGGTGGGGGCGACATCATCTATGGCATCGACGAGGACGAAGATGCTCAGGCCGTGGCGATTGTTCCTCAAATGACTACCAGCATCGATCAAGAGGTTCGTCGCTTGCAGGATTTCTTGCTCAACCTTGCAGAGCCACGCTTGCCGGGGACTCAGGTCTACGCGGTGCCTGTCACGGTTGGTAGTAATAGCGGGCATGCCATAGTCATACGCATTCCAGAGAGTTGGGCAGGCCCGCATCGCGTCAAGACAAACCAGAACTTCTTCGTGCGAGACGGTCTGCGCAATCGGCAGCTTGATATGCCGGAAATCCGCGCTTTGTTCTTGCGGAGCGAGAATCGCGCACAGCGTATTCGTGACTTCCGCAGTAGTCGACTGGGCAAAGTCCTAACAGGAGAGACGCCATACAAACTCAACGCCAACACAGTGCTGGTGCTGCATTTGGTGCCGCTGCAGGCGGTGGTTGGTTTCGTTGATGTTGACCCAGTGCAATACCTCGGGCAACGTCGACAAATCCCAATAGTCGCTTCCCCATCCGGGGCCGTTACGTCGCTGGTGAATTTGGATGGTGTCGCGGGCGCACGGAACTTGATCGAAAGCGGCACAAACGGCTACACGCTGCTGTTCCGAAACGGGTTCATAGAATCGACCTGGGTACTCGGCTCCGGTAGCCCGGCATACCAAGCCGTATTGCCTGGTGGTGTCTATGAGGATTACGTGGCCCAGTTCGTCACAGCCGCACGCCAAGAACTGACGCATTGGGGACTGGACGGCCAAGCTGTTGTGATGCTGTCGGTGTTGAACGCGAAGGCCGTAACGCTCGGCATCCAACGCCCGTATGCGCAACCTGAGACAGGAAACTTCGACCGTGACGTATTGATTGTCCCAGACGTGGAATTGCCGGATAAGAGCGACATTCGAGTTGAGCTCAGGCCGCTTTTCGATTTGGTCTGGCAGTCAGCGGGGTTCTCAGGATCGCCGCACTACGACTCCGCCGGCAACTGGGTTCCTCTGCAATCCTGA
- a CDS encoding IS30 family transposase: MKKYKHLSAEERAVIMIEHRKGSSVRGIARLLGRNASTISRELVRNGNTAARHYDATQASSAYRVRRQGCVRQRKLRVDNALYRHVHDRLVYWRWSPQQIAARLRRMHPDDPGQRVSHETIYAAIYAHPRGELKQAMIEALRQEKHARGRRRTTLAGTGFVPEELRIVHRPEQIELRQWPGHWEGDLIKGAFNRSCVGTLVERKTRFVVLCRMDGCTAKDALEGFTRQMKKLPAFLRESLTYDRGTEMTCHVELAKRLNLDIWFADPHAPWQRGSNENANGLLRQFLPKGMDLSAVTQTQLNDIAKLLNGRPRQTLGWDTPEEAMAKELEKAELAKRCT, from the coding sequence ATGAAGAAGTACAAGCATCTGAGCGCGGAGGAACGTGCGGTCATCATGATCGAACATCGGAAAGGCAGCAGCGTGAGAGGGATCGCCCGATTGCTTGGGCGAAATGCCTCGACAATTTCGCGAGAGCTGGTGCGCAACGGAAATACAGCCGCGCGGCATTACGATGCGACGCAGGCTTCGTCGGCGTACCGCGTTCGTCGCCAAGGTTGCGTGCGTCAGCGCAAGCTGCGTGTCGACAATGCGCTGTATCGGCATGTGCATGACCGGTTGGTCTACTGGCGCTGGTCGCCGCAGCAGATTGCTGCCAGACTTCGCCGCATGCATCCCGATGATCCCGGCCAACGAGTCAGCCACGAAACGATTTACGCCGCCATTTACGCCCACCCGCGCGGCGAATTGAAGCAAGCGATGATTGAAGCGCTGCGCCAGGAAAAGCACGCGCGTGGACGTCGACGCACGACGCTTGCCGGCACGGGCTTCGTGCCAGAGGAACTGCGCATCGTGCATCGGCCCGAGCAGATCGAGTTGCGGCAGTGGCCGGGGCATTGGGAGGGCGACCTCATCAAAGGCGCCTTCAATCGTTCCTGCGTGGGCACGCTTGTCGAGCGCAAGACCCGCTTCGTCGTGCTGTGCCGCATGGACGGCTGCACGGCCAAGGATGCCCTGGAAGGCTTTACGCGCCAGATGAAGAAGTTGCCAGCCTTTCTGCGCGAGAGCCTGACCTACGACCGCGGAACGGAAATGACCTGCCATGTCGAACTCGCCAAGCGATTGAATCTCGATATCTGGTTTGCCGACCCGCATGCGCCTTGGCAGCGTGGCAGCAACGAGAACGCCAATGGTTTGCTGCGCCAGTTTTTGCCCAAAGGCATGGACCTCTCCGCTGTCACACAGACCCAGCTCAATGACATCGCCAAATTGCTCAATGGTCGGCCTCGCCAGACGCTCGGTTGGGATACGCCCGAGGAAGCAATGGCCAAAGAGTTGGAAAAGGCTGAGTTGGCTAAACGTTGCACTTGA
- a CDS encoding IS630 family transposase, whose product MRLVERSRRRPPQVAAREHGRHGGRRCARRISDTGADRAARAGSSWATAAMSDRDTGRGAQARRLLFQAQPLLAQKKRCEEEFAVKADVLGKLQQAARDQAIRLLYLDEAGFAASPVVQRAWSPRGLPHCVEPHSHCRRSVLGAFDYGQNSLIHAAHAHSIKGPDVEQFLDALIRQDDSRPTIIVLDNAAIHHSISEETRDRWFREHKALLFFLPPYSPELNMIEIVWKHFKYHWRRFVNWTRDTIDAELAELLSGYGSKFQINFS is encoded by the coding sequence GTGCGGCTTGTTGAGCGGTCACGGCGGCGGCCGCCCCAGGTCGCTGCCCGAGAACATGGTCGCCACGGCGGTCGACGCTGCGCGCGCCGAATCTCTGACACTGGCGCAGATCGCGCAGCGCGTGCAGGAAGTTCATGGGCAACCGCTGCCATGTCAGATCGAGACACTGGGCGCGGCGCTCAAGCGCGAAGGCTTCTCTTTCAAGCGCAACCGCTACTCGCTCAAAAAAAACGGTGCGAAGAGGAGTTCGCTGTGAAAGCAGACGTGCTCGGCAAGCTCCAGCAGGCCGCGCGCGACCAGGCCATCCGGCTCCTCTATCTCGATGAGGCTGGCTTTGCAGCTTCGCCCGTTGTGCAGCGCGCATGGTCACCACGAGGGCTGCCCCATTGTGTTGAACCGCACAGCCACTGCCGACGTTCTGTGCTCGGTGCGTTCGACTACGGGCAGAACAGCCTGATTCACGCCGCGCATGCGCACAGCATCAAAGGCCCCGATGTCGAGCAGTTTCTCGATGCGCTGATTCGGCAAGACGACAGCCGACCCACCATCATCGTCCTCGACAACGCAGCCATTCATCACAGCATCAGCGAGGAAACCCGCGACCGCTGGTTCAGGGAACACAAAGCGCTCCTGTTCTTTCTGCCGCCCTACAGCCCCGAACTGAACATGATCGAGATCGTCTGGAAGCACTTCAAATATCACTGGCGTCGCTTCGTCAACTGGACACGCGACACCATCGACGCTGAACTAGCCGAACTCCTATCCGGCTACGGCTCCAAATTTCAAATCAATTTTTCGTGA